A DNA window from Chthoniobacterales bacterium contains the following coding sequences:
- the rplQ gene encoding 50S ribosomal protein L17 gives MRHQVKTIKLGRKFEHRNALLANQVCSLIEHSRIKTTLAKAKAVRPLAEKMVTLGKKGSLHARRTALAVLRQSDIVKKLFDEVAPRAATRAGGYTRIIKLGQRKSDSAPVAFLEWVDTAVVAEETPVVEAAPKKAKTPKKAKAEKTEAPAETEATPAAE, from the coding sequence ATGCGCCATCAAGTAAAAACCATTAAGCTCGGCCGCAAGTTCGAGCACCGCAATGCTTTGCTCGCCAATCAGGTTTGCAGCCTCATCGAGCATAGCCGCATCAAAACCACTCTCGCCAAAGCCAAGGCTGTCCGCCCGCTTGCCGAGAAAATGGTTACCCTCGGTAAAAAAGGCTCGCTCCATGCCCGTCGCACCGCCCTTGCCGTGCTGCGCCAGAGCGACATCGTCAAAAAATTGTTTGATGAAGTTGCCCCTCGCGCCGCCACCCGTGCCGGCGGTTACACTCGCATCATCAAGCTCGGCCAGCGCAAGAGCGACTCGGCTCCGGTCGCTTTCCTCGAATGGGTCGATACGGCGGTTGTTGCGGAAGAAACTCCTGTTGTGGAAGCGGCTCCAAAAAAAGCCAAGACTCCCAAAAAGGCCAAGGCTGAAAAGACGGAAGCTCCGGCTGAGACCGAAGCGACTCCGGCTGCTGAATAA
- a CDS encoding glucose-6-phosphate isomerase, translating into MNWTRFNRHFLRYSDLGFSLDISRMTFADDFFASMSDKISAAFAAMKRLEEGEIANPDEGRMVGHYWLRDVDIAPDATLKQEILSTLKSIRAFASEIHAGGKFTHVLLVGIGGSALGPQFVADALGSPADKAKILFLDNTDPDGFDRIFAQLAGKASSTLVVVISKSGGTKETRNGMVETEAFFAKQDVPFAPNAVAVTGEGSELDRYAVKNGWLKRFPMFDWIGGRTSVMSAVGLVPAALQGIDIDAFLAGAAAMDRKTRLPNLESNAAMQLALMWYAVGEGKGKKDMVVLPYKDRLMLFSKYLQQLLMESLGKELDLDGNVVHQGIAVYGNKGSTDQHAYVQQLRDGVNNFFATFIEVREARTSESMQVEPGVISGDYLQGFLRGTRTALSQSDRQSITISIPAVNPFTVGMLIALYERAVGFYASLININAYHQPGVEAGKKAATEVLELQKKLVSTLQHSVATTADDLAALLGADPESTYHALVHLAANRSDLTQQAGASPAQDTFTLA; encoded by the coding sequence ATGAACTGGACCCGATTCAACCGCCATTTTCTCCGTTACTCCGACCTCGGCTTCTCCCTCGACATCAGCCGCATGACCTTTGCGGACGATTTTTTTGCCTCCATGAGCGACAAAATCAGCGCCGCCTTTGCCGCGATGAAACGGTTGGAGGAAGGTGAAATTGCCAATCCCGATGAAGGTCGCATGGTCGGCCATTACTGGTTGCGCGACGTCGACATCGCGCCCGACGCCACGCTCAAGCAGGAGATTCTTTCCACGCTGAAATCCATTCGTGCGTTTGCCTCCGAGATTCATGCGGGAGGCAAATTCACCCACGTCCTGCTCGTCGGCATCGGCGGCTCGGCTCTGGGGCCGCAATTTGTGGCCGACGCGCTCGGCTCCCCGGCTGACAAGGCGAAAATTCTTTTCCTCGACAATACCGACCCGGATGGCTTCGACCGCATCTTTGCCCAACTCGCTGGCAAGGCGAGTTCCACTTTGGTTGTCGTCATTTCCAAATCCGGCGGCACCAAGGAAACCCGCAACGGCATGGTTGAAACGGAGGCATTTTTCGCCAAGCAGGACGTCCCATTTGCGCCAAACGCAGTCGCAGTGACCGGCGAAGGCAGCGAGTTGGATCGTTATGCCGTAAAAAATGGCTGGCTGAAGCGTTTCCCAATGTTCGACTGGATTGGCGGGCGCACCTCGGTGATGAGTGCAGTCGGACTCGTCCCTGCGGCGCTTCAGGGGATCGACATCGACGCTTTTCTGGCGGGAGCCGCCGCAATGGATCGCAAGACGCGACTCCCTAATCTCGAATCCAACGCCGCCATGCAACTCGCCCTCATGTGGTATGCGGTGGGCGAGGGGAAGGGCAAAAAAGACATGGTCGTCCTGCCTTACAAAGATCGCCTGATGCTCTTTTCGAAATACCTCCAGCAGCTCCTGATGGAATCGCTCGGCAAGGAGTTGGACCTCGATGGGAACGTCGTTCACCAAGGCATCGCGGTTTATGGAAACAAGGGTTCGACCGACCAGCATGCCTACGTGCAGCAACTGCGCGATGGCGTGAATAATTTCTTTGCGACCTTCATCGAAGTCCGCGAGGCCCGCACCAGCGAGTCGATGCAAGTCGAACCAGGCGTGATCAGCGGGGATTATCTCCAGGGCTTTTTACGTGGGACTCGCACCGCATTGTCCCAGAGCGACCGCCAGTCGATTACCATCAGCATCCCGGCGGTGAATCCATTTACAGTGGGAATGTTGATCGCACTTTACGAGCGCGCGGTCGGCTTTTACGCCTCACTTATCAACATCAACGCTTATCACCAGCCCGGCGTTGAGGCTGGCAAAAAAGCCGCCACGGAAGTGCTCGAACTCCAGAAAAAACTCGTCTCCACCCTTCAGCACAGCGTCGCCACTACAGCGGACGATCTGGCGGCCTTGCTGGGAGCTGACCCGGAATCCACCTATCACGCCCTCGTTCATCTCGCGGCCAATCGCAGCGATCTCACCCAGCAAGCGGGCGCGTCGCCGGCCCAGGATACCTTTACGCTGGCCTGA